The following proteins are co-located in the uncultured Draconibacterium sp. genome:
- the gmd gene encoding GDP-mannose 4,6-dehydratase, protein MTKKTALITGITGQDGGYLAEYLLKKGYIVHGVKRRASLFNTDRIDHLYQDPHVENRNFILHYGDLTDSMNITKIIQEVQPDEIYNLAAMSHVKVSFDTPEYTANADGIGMLRILEAVRLLGLTNKTRIYQASTSELYGLVQEVPQKETTPFYPRSPYAVAKMYAYWITVNYREAYNMHASNGILFNHESPQRGETFVTRKVTRALSKIAMGLQDKVFMGNLSSKRDWGHAKDYVRAMHLILQHDQPSDYVIATGITTTIRDFIKLAAQEIGLEIQFSGEGINETGFLASIDESLFNKKVGEKFAENIKQKLKEKTPIVGVDPAYFRPTEVDLLIGDASRAKTELGWEPEYNLQALIADMMQSDIKLMKKESYLREGGFEILNYFE, encoded by the coding sequence ATGACAAAAAAAACAGCTTTAATAACAGGAATTACCGGACAGGACGGAGGTTATCTTGCTGAATACCTGTTAAAAAAAGGATACATTGTGCACGGTGTAAAACGTCGTGCTTCATTATTTAATACCGATCGCATCGACCATTTGTACCAGGATCCCCACGTGGAGAATCGTAATTTTATTCTTCATTACGGCGATCTGACCGATAGCATGAACATAACCAAAATTATTCAGGAGGTTCAGCCCGATGAAATATATAACCTGGCAGCAATGAGCCATGTAAAAGTAAGTTTTGATACTCCTGAATACACTGCCAATGCAGACGGTATTGGCATGTTGCGTATTTTGGAAGCGGTACGTTTACTCGGGCTAACAAATAAAACAAGAATTTACCAGGCTTCAACCTCCGAATTATACGGGTTGGTACAAGAAGTGCCGCAAAAAGAAACAACTCCCTTTTATCCCCGCTCTCCGTATGCGGTGGCAAAAATGTATGCTTACTGGATTACTGTAAATTATCGCGAAGCTTATAATATGCACGCCAGCAATGGAATTCTGTTTAATCACGAAAGCCCGCAACGTGGCGAAACCTTTGTTACCCGAAAAGTAACCCGGGCTTTATCGAAAATTGCAATGGGCCTGCAAGACAAAGTATTTATGGGAAACCTGAGCAGTAAGCGCGACTGGGGGCATGCAAAAGATTACGTCCGTGCAATGCACCTTATCCTGCAACACGATCAACCCTCTGATTACGTTATCGCAACAGGTATAACAACAACCATTCGCGATTTTATAAAACTGGCAGCTCAAGAAATTGGCCTCGAAATACAATTTTCAGGCGAAGGAATAAATGAAACCGGTTTTTTAGCTTCAATCGATGAATCATTATTCAACAAAAAGGTTGGAGAAAAATTCGCAGAAAACATCAAACAAAAACTTAAGGAAAAAACACCCATCGTTGGTGTAGACCCCGCATATTTCAGACCTACAGAAGTTGATTTATTAATTGGAGATGCCAGTAGAGCCAAAACAGAACTGGGTTGGGAACCGGAGTATAACCTTCAGGCGCTTATAGCCGACATGATGCAAAGCGATATTAAACTAATGAAAAAAGAAAGTTACCTGAGGGAAGGTGGCTTTGAAATATTAAACTATTTTGAATAA
- a CDS encoding adenylyltransferase/cytidyltransferase family protein produces the protein MTGKATTSSKKIFVSGCYDLLHSGHVAFFKEASQYGELYVGLGSDATVESLKGRKTINSEQERLYMVKSIKYVHDAFINSGSGIMDFEEELRELQPDYFVVNEDGFSPAKKTFCDALGIELKVLERIPDAGLPTRSTTALRSSDNCTLPYRIDLAGTWIDQPYVSKYHPGWAITLSLEPIVEYNERCGMSTSTRNAAKKMWPYNLPLEKPQKLAEILFRFENSPGSTLVSGAQDAIGICMPGLVRHYYDNAYWPKQFETVDREDILDWLENHLFMVLLWPRPDKLDLLKETYINKENVEKLANAAEGAWEAILKKDLTGFAKYFKESFNAQTTMFPAMMNDDINEALKNYKNDALAWKLAGAGGGGYLILLAEKRPKDAMKIKIRRRGSDL, from the coding sequence ATGACCGGCAAAGCTACTACTTCTTCCAAAAAAATATTTGTTTCGGGTTGTTACGATCTGCTACATAGCGGACATGTGGCATTTTTTAAAGAAGCCTCTCAGTACGGGGAACTCTACGTTGGCCTGGGATCTGATGCCACTGTTGAGAGTTTGAAAGGAAGAAAAACCATTAACAGCGAACAGGAGCGTTTGTATATGGTAAAATCGATAAAATATGTGCACGATGCATTTATTAATAGCGGCAGCGGAATCATGGATTTTGAAGAGGAACTCAGGGAGCTGCAGCCAGATTATTTTGTGGTAAATGAAGATGGATTTTCGCCGGCAAAAAAAACATTTTGCGATGCACTGGGAATTGAATTAAAAGTTCTGGAACGGATTCCGGATGCAGGTTTACCAACGCGTTCCACAACAGCACTTCGCTCTTCTGACAACTGCACACTTCCTTATCGTATTGATCTTGCCGGAACATGGATAGACCAGCCTTATGTCTCAAAGTATCATCCGGGATGGGCCATTACTCTGTCGCTTGAACCAATTGTTGAATACAACGAACGATGTGGCATGAGCACCTCAACGCGCAATGCCGCAAAAAAAATGTGGCCGTATAATCTGCCTCTTGAAAAACCACAAAAATTAGCAGAAATACTTTTCCGTTTTGAGAATTCTCCCGGTTCAACACTTGTTTCAGGAGCACAGGATGCCATTGGTATTTGTATGCCGGGCCTTGTTCGACACTATTATGACAATGCCTACTGGCCAAAACAATTTGAAACAGTTGACCGCGAGGATATCCTTGACTGGCTGGAAAATCACCTTTTTATGGTTTTGCTATGGCCGCGTCCGGATAAATTAGATCTGCTAAAAGAAACTTATATTAATAAAGAAAACGTTGAAAAACTGGCCAATGCAGCGGAAGGTGCATGGGAAGCCATTCTTAAAAAAGACTTAACCGGTTTTGCGAAATATTTCAAAGAATCATTTAATGCTCAAACCACCATGTTTCCTGCAATGATGAATGATGATATCAATGAAGCATTAAAAAATTACAAAAATGACGCACTCGCCTGGAAACTTGCAGGCGCCGGAGGCGGAGGATATTTAATACTTTTGGCTGAGAAACGTCCAAAAGATGCCATGAAAATAAAAATTAGAAGAAGAGGTAGCGATTTGTAA
- a CDS encoding GDP-L-fucose synthase, giving the protein MNKQSKIYIAGHMGLVGSAIWQNLKEKGYTQLIGKTRKELDLLDPKAVERFFTEEKPEYVFVAAAKVGGIVANNKYRGQFLYENLMIQNNIIHQAYLNQVKKLLFLGSTCIYPREAPQPMPENCLLTSPLEYTNEPYAIAKIAGIKMCESYNIQYGTNFLSVMPTNLYGPNDNFDLEKSHVLPALIRKIHLGKCLEDKNWNAIRKDLDQNPIGETDGNSTEEEILKKLSHFGITLQSESQQSSIEIWGSGKPMREFLWSEDMADACVFVMENVSFNDLTTQSVKNEIRNTHINIGTGKEISIKDLAELIKQKVGFKGQFIFNTTKPDGTMKKLTNPQKIHALGWHHSIEIDEGIDRMYNWYCR; this is encoded by the coding sequence ATGAACAAACAATCAAAAATATACATTGCCGGACACATGGGATTAGTCGGCTCGGCAATCTGGCAAAACCTTAAAGAGAAAGGATATACCCAGTTAATTGGCAAGACTCGGAAAGAGCTTGACCTTTTGGACCCGAAAGCCGTAGAACGTTTTTTTACTGAAGAGAAGCCGGAATATGTATTTGTTGCCGCAGCAAAAGTTGGAGGTATTGTTGCGAACAACAAGTATCGGGGTCAGTTTTTATATGAAAACCTGATGATCCAAAACAATATCATTCATCAAGCCTATTTAAATCAGGTAAAGAAGTTGTTGTTTTTAGGAAGTACATGTATTTATCCGCGCGAAGCACCACAACCTATGCCTGAAAACTGTCTTCTGACTTCGCCATTGGAATACACAAACGAACCCTATGCCATTGCCAAAATTGCAGGTATAAAAATGTGTGAGAGTTACAATATTCAATATGGAACAAACTTTTTGAGCGTAATGCCCACTAATCTTTATGGCCCTAATGATAATTTTGACCTGGAGAAATCTCATGTTCTCCCTGCCTTAATTCGGAAAATACATCTTGGGAAATGCCTTGAAGACAAAAACTGGAATGCGATACGAAAAGACTTAGATCAAAATCCGATCGGAGAAACTGATGGTAATTCAACGGAAGAAGAGATCCTGAAAAAACTCAGCCACTTTGGAATTACATTACAATCTGAAAGTCAACAATCTTCAATTGAAATATGGGGATCGGGAAAACCAATGCGCGAATTTCTGTGGAGCGAAGATATGGCAGATGCTTGTGTATTTGTAATGGAAAATGTTAGTTTCAATGATTTAACGACACAATCAGTAAAAAATGAAATCCGAAATACACATATAAATATAGGAACCGGGAAAGAAATCAGTATTAAAGACCTGGCCGAACTGATAAAACAAAAAGTTGGATTTAAAGGTCAATTCATTTTCAATACCACAAAACCTGATGGGACAATGAAAAAATTAACCAATCCCCAAAAGATTCACGCCTTGGGCTGGCATCATTCGATTGAAATCGACGAGGGCATCGATCGAATGTATAATTGGTATTGCAGGTAG
- the cysC gene encoding adenylyl-sulfate kinase translates to MKNIHPVFDKIVSREAKEIRLKQKAKVIWFTGLSGSGKTTVSSALEKKLFEMGYFTQLLDGDNIRSGINNNLTFSEEDRTENIRRIAEMAKLIMNCGVIVLCAFISPTDDIRNLAKRIIGEDDFIELFIDTPLEVCEKRDVKGLYEKARKGLIKNFTGVSAPFEKPVDADVIIDTSEVPLAQSVEKVFKKILEQISYPEK, encoded by the coding sequence ATGAAAAATATACATCCCGTATTTGATAAAATTGTTTCGCGTGAAGCAAAAGAAATACGTTTAAAACAAAAAGCAAAGGTAATTTGGTTTACCGGCCTGTCGGGTTCAGGCAAAACTACTGTTTCTTCGGCCCTGGAGAAGAAATTATTCGAAATGGGGTATTTTACCCAATTGCTCGATGGCGATAACATTCGTTCAGGAATAAACAACAACCTCACTTTTTCAGAGGAAGACCGTACAGAGAACATTCGGCGGATTGCTGAAATGGCAAAACTGATTATGAATTGCGGCGTAATCGTTCTTTGTGCATTTATTAGTCCAACCGACGATATACGTAATTTGGCAAAACGTATAATTGGTGAGGATGATTTTATTGAGTTGTTTATTGATACACCCCTTGAGGTTTGCGAAAAACGCGATGTAAAAGGTTTGTATGAGAAAGCACGAAAAGGTTTAATAAAAAATTTTACCGGAGTAAGTGCTCCTTTTGAGAAACCGGTGGATGCCGATGTGATTATTGATACCTCGGAAGTTCCTTTGGCGCAATCGGTGGAGAAGGTTTTTAAAAAGATACTGGAACAAATATCGTATCCGGAAAAATAG
- the cysQ gene encoding 3'(2'),5'-bisphosphate nucleotidase CysQ — protein sequence MDEISVAIHAAIQAGEEILKIYNDPEQDFSVERKADNSPLTIADKLSHTIIEAALLKTPYPILSEEGKAIDYKERKQWQKFWLVDPLDGTKEFIKRNGEFTVNIALVESGDPVVGIIFVPVTKTLYFGEVGQGAWKLDAVSIVEDWIIERIKQNGIRLPEVDAGRKFTAVGSRSHSNEETVVYIKKLEEEFGKIEIISKGSSLKICMVAEGSADVYPRFGPTMEWDTAAGHAIAVAAGKNVTLADHKTPLKYNKEDLLNPFFIVH from the coding sequence ATGGATGAAATATCAGTTGCAATTCATGCAGCCATTCAGGCGGGCGAAGAAATTCTGAAAATTTATAATGATCCGGAACAGGATTTTTCTGTCGAACGCAAAGCAGATAATTCTCCACTTACCATTGCCGATAAATTAAGCCATACAATAATTGAGGCGGCTCTTTTAAAAACGCCGTATCCAATTCTTAGCGAAGAAGGCAAGGCTATTGATTATAAAGAACGAAAACAATGGCAAAAATTCTGGTTGGTCGATCCCCTGGACGGTACCAAAGAGTTTATAAAGCGTAATGGTGAGTTTACGGTAAATATTGCATTGGTGGAAAGCGGAGATCCTGTTGTGGGTATTATTTTTGTGCCGGTAACAAAAACACTGTACTTTGGGGAAGTTGGACAAGGCGCCTGGAAACTGGATGCAGTGTCAATAGTTGAAGATTGGATCATTGAACGTATAAAACAAAACGGAATTCGTTTACCTGAGGTTGATGCGGGCCGGAAATTTACAGCAGTTGGAAGTCGTTCACACAGCAACGAAGAGACTGTAGTTTATATTAAAAAGCTGGAAGAGGAGTTTGGCAAGATCGAGATTATTTCGAAAGGCAGCTCCTTAAAGATATGTATGGTTGCCGAAGGAAGTGCTGATGTCTATCCGCGTTTTGGTCCAACCATGGAATGGGACACCGCCGCCGGACACGCCATTGCTGTTGCCGCCGGAAAAAATGTTACCTTGGCCGACCATAAAACACCATTAAAGTACAATAAGGAAGATTTACTAAATCCCTTTTTTATTGTGCATTGA
- a CDS encoding Gfo/Idh/MocA family oxidoreductase, whose product MKRFALIGAAGFVAERHIRAIKETGNELVCAMDTFDVMGRMDSYFPEAEFFTSEKELVQFLQLAKEKGEPVDYISICSPNYLHFKHIELALKNACDVICEKPLVVDSTDLDKIKQLEAATGKKVYTVLQLRYHPTIVQLRDQIQKSDKDFFEVDLQYITSRGKWYFKSWKGDANKSGGIATNIGIHFFDMLNWIFGAVKENRIESYESDKASGFLKLEKAKVNWFLSLDSSDLPDVVSNAGKRTFRSIKVDGKEIEFSGGFTDLHTATYQNILDGNGFGINDARMSIELTEEIRMGNTEKREVCLKIKEWVVLRPQTKQTENG is encoded by the coding sequence ATGAAAAGATTTGCATTAATAGGGGCTGCAGGGTTTGTAGCCGAACGACATATCAGAGCTATTAAAGAAACCGGAAACGAGCTGGTTTGTGCCATGGACACCTTTGATGTAATGGGGCGCATGGACAGTTATTTTCCTGAGGCAGAGTTTTTTACTTCAGAAAAAGAACTCGTTCAATTTCTTCAATTAGCAAAAGAAAAAGGTGAACCGGTGGATTACATTAGTATCTGTTCGCCAAACTATCTTCATTTTAAACACATTGAGTTGGCATTAAAAAATGCATGCGATGTGATTTGCGAAAAGCCTTTGGTTGTTGATTCAACAGATTTGGATAAAATAAAGCAACTGGAAGCTGCGACAGGGAAAAAGGTGTATACCGTATTGCAACTCCGATATCATCCAACTATAGTACAATTAAGGGATCAAATTCAGAAATCAGATAAGGATTTTTTTGAGGTGGATCTGCAGTACATTACATCGCGAGGTAAGTGGTATTTTAAAAGCTGGAAAGGAGACGCTAACAAATCGGGAGGTATTGCAACAAATATTGGAATTCATTTTTTCGATATGCTGAACTGGATATTTGGGGCGGTTAAAGAAAACAGAATTGAATCTTACGAATCTGATAAAGCATCGGGCTTTCTAAAACTCGAAAAAGCAAAAGTGAATTGGTTTTTAAGCCTCGATTCATCCGACCTGCCTGATGTTGTTAGCAATGCTGGTAAAAGAACCTTTCGGTCAATTAAAGTGGATGGGAAAGAAATAGAGTTTAGCGGCGGCTTTACCGATTTACACACTGCAACGTACCAAAACATACTCGATGGTAACGGATTTGGAATAAATGATGCCAGGATGAGTATTGAACTCACCGAAGAAATAAGGATGGGCAATACTGAAAAAAGGGAAGTTTGCTTAAAAATTAAGGAATGGGTAGTTTTGCGACCTCAGACAAAACAAACAGAAAATGGATGA
- a CDS encoding GxxExxY protein, which yields MNKEQYNQLSKEILDAAITVHKEMGPGLLESVYEHCLMKEFELRGIFAENQVPVQLNYKGYALNKDYRIDILLENEIIIELKAVEVVLPVHEAQIISHLKLTDKRLGFLINFNVPLLKLGFRRFVNNF from the coding sequence ATGAATAAGGAACAATATAACCAACTGTCAAAAGAAATTCTTGATGCGGCAATAACTGTTCATAAAGAAATGGGGCCAGGATTGTTGGAATCGGTTTATGAACACTGCCTAATGAAAGAGTTTGAACTGAGAGGAATTTTTGCAGAAAATCAAGTGCCTGTTCAATTAAATTATAAGGGCTATGCATTAAATAAAGATTACAGGATTGATATTTTGTTAGAAAATGAAATTATAATTGAGTTAAAAGCAGTTGAGGTAGTGTTACCTGTCCATGAAGCTCAAATTATTTCTCATTTAAAGCTAACCGACAAAAGACTTGGATTCTTAATCAATTTTAATGTTCCTTTGTTGAAACTAGGATTTCGAAGGTTTGTAAATAATTTCTAG
- a CDS encoding nucleotide sugar dehydrogenase, whose translation MSNKENILQKIQDGRLKVGVIGLGYVGLPLAVAFARSGVSVLGFDVSEEKVTKINTGENYIADIDDDLFRDLVHKKTISASSNFAELKDCDTILICVPTPLDTFRKPDMTFIESACKAIGENLAKGTFVCLESTTYPTTSEEFVLPILEQSSGLKEGIDFWLGYSPERVDPGNSVYSTENTPKVLGALNNDGLQIGEAVYKLAVEEVHLVSSPRVAEMVKILENTYRLVNISLVNELALLAGKMDINIWEVIEAAKTKPFGFQAFYPGPGIGGHCIPLDPFYLESIARKFNFELSMIHTAGHIDLLMAHRMTLKITSALNRHKKAINGSKILFLGVAYKPDINDERESPALKIIDEVLKKGGEVSYHDPFISNIKTPEGALFTSVDLNKESLSLADCVVITTNHSVFDAGFIEAHSELIVDLRNVIKEASEKVYKL comes from the coding sequence ATGAGTAATAAAGAAAATATATTACAAAAAATTCAGGATGGCCGGTTAAAAGTCGGAGTAATTGGCTTAGGTTATGTCGGACTTCCGCTGGCAGTTGCATTTGCCCGATCAGGTGTTTCTGTTCTTGGTTTTGATGTGTCGGAAGAGAAGGTTACAAAGATTAATACCGGCGAAAACTATATAGCAGATATTGACGATGATTTATTTCGTGATTTGGTTCACAAAAAGACGATCTCTGCAAGCTCCAATTTTGCCGAATTAAAAGATTGTGACACCATATTGATTTGTGTTCCAACTCCTTTGGATACGTTTCGGAAACCTGATATGACTTTTATCGAGTCAGCTTGTAAGGCAATAGGAGAGAACCTCGCAAAAGGTACTTTTGTTTGTCTGGAAAGCACAACTTACCCAACTACAAGCGAAGAATTTGTATTGCCAATTTTGGAGCAAAGCTCCGGATTAAAAGAAGGCATTGACTTTTGGTTGGGCTATTCTCCGGAGCGTGTTGATCCGGGAAATTCAGTGTATTCAACCGAAAATACGCCCAAGGTTTTAGGTGCTTTAAACAACGACGGTTTGCAAATTGGAGAGGCTGTTTACAAACTGGCGGTTGAAGAGGTTCATCTGGTTAGTTCGCCGCGGGTGGCCGAAATGGTGAAGATTCTGGAAAATACCTACCGTTTGGTAAATATAAGTTTAGTGAATGAACTGGCACTTTTAGCCGGAAAAATGGACATAAACATTTGGGAAGTAATTGAAGCGGCCAAAACAAAACCATTTGGATTTCAGGCTTTCTACCCTGGCCCGGGAATTGGTGGGCACTGTATTCCGCTGGATCCCTTCTATCTGGAGAGTATTGCCCGTAAATTCAACTTCGAATTATCAATGATTCATACTGCCGGTCACATCGATTTATTAATGGCGCACCGGATGACTTTGAAAATTACCTCTGCCTTAAACCGACATAAAAAGGCCATCAACGGAAGTAAAATACTGTTTTTGGGAGTTGCCTACAAACCGGATATAAATGATGAGCGCGAATCTCCTGCTTTAAAAATTATAGATGAAGTGCTTAAAAAAGGAGGCGAAGTAAGTTATCATGATCCGTTTATTTCCAACATAAAAACTCCCGAAGGAGCATTGTTTACTTCGGTGGATTTGAATAAAGAAAGTTTATCACTGGCCGATTGTGTTGTAATAACTACCAATCATTCGGTGTTTGATGCCGGCTTTATTGAGGCACATTCAGAATTGATTGTTGATTTGCGAAATGTAATAAAAGAGGCTTCGGAAAAGGTTTATAAATTATAA
- a CDS encoding acyltransferase — translation MDKSFIHETAIVDDGAQIGEGTKIWHFSHVMATAEIGERCILGQNVFVGNNVKIGNNVKIQNNVSLYDGVVCEDDVFLGPSMVFTNVINPRSAVERKNEFKSTLVKKGVSVGANATIICGITLGEYCFIGAGAVVTKDVKAFALMTGVPAKQTGWVSRAGIVLKDDLICPETGEKYVLLENSLKLYKNE, via the coding sequence ATGGATAAATCATTTATACACGAAACAGCAATAGTAGATGACGGTGCTCAGATTGGAGAAGGTACAAAAATATGGCATTTTAGTCATGTTATGGCTACTGCGGAAATTGGAGAACGTTGTATTTTGGGGCAGAATGTTTTTGTGGGGAACAATGTAAAAATTGGGAACAATGTAAAAATCCAGAATAATGTTTCGTTGTACGATGGCGTGGTGTGTGAAGATGATGTTTTTCTGGGGCCATCGATGGTATTTACAAATGTGATAAATCCACGTAGTGCAGTTGAACGGAAAAATGAATTCAAATCAACCCTGGTTAAAAAAGGAGTTTCGGTTGGGGCAAATGCAACAATTATTTGCGGAATAACACTTGGCGAATATTGTTTTATTGGTGCAGGAGCTGTAGTAACAAAAGATGTGAAAGCTTTTGCTTTAATGACCGGAGTGCCTGCGAAACAAACCGGATGGGTGAGCAGGGCAGGAATTGTTTTGAAAGATGATTTAATTTGCCCTGAAACGGGAGAAAAGTATGTACTTCTTGAAAACAGTCTGAAACTTTATAAGAATGAGTAA
- a CDS encoding DegT/DnrJ/EryC1/StrS family aminotransferase — translation MQTIHMCDLYGQYLTMKDEIDTAIQDVIKSSHFIKSGKVLDFEEKLATYLKTNVVSCGNGTDALQLAFMALELQPGDEIITTPFTFVSTVETAVLMGMKPVFVDVCADTYNLNADLIEAVITDKTKAILPVHLFGQCADLEKILTLAGKYSLFVVEDACQALGTDFYFEDGTVKNAGTIGDVGCNSFFPSKNLGAFGDGGAVYAKDEQLVNKIRSVANHGMKAKYEYERIGMNSRLDSMQAAILEVKLKYIEKHIKARQNAALFYDEKLKNIDEIDLPLRVKYSSHTFHQYTIRTEKRDALQKYLREKGIPSMVYYPKVLHLQAAYKNLGYKKGDFPVAEKLSETVLSLPMHTELQAEQLEYIVKNIEAFYENS, via the coding sequence ATGCAAACAATCCACATGTGCGATTTATATGGACAGTATCTTACCATGAAAGATGAAATAGATACTGCCATTCAGGATGTAATAAAATCATCTCATTTTATTAAAAGCGGCAAAGTGCTCGATTTTGAGGAAAAGCTTGCAACTTACCTGAAAACGAATGTAGTAAGCTGTGGAAATGGCACTGATGCTTTGCAACTGGCTTTTATGGCACTTGAGTTACAACCGGGAGATGAAATAATTACCACTCCCTTTACATTTGTCTCAACAGTAGAAACAGCTGTTTTAATGGGAATGAAACCTGTTTTTGTTGATGTTTGCGCAGACACTTATAATTTAAATGCTGATTTAATAGAAGCAGTAATTACGGATAAAACAAAAGCTATTTTACCTGTTCATTTATTTGGACAGTGTGCCGATTTGGAGAAAATTTTAACCTTAGCGGGAAAGTATTCTTTGTTTGTTGTTGAAGATGCATGTCAGGCCTTGGGAACTGATTTTTATTTTGAAGATGGTACAGTTAAAAATGCAGGCACAATTGGAGATGTTGGGTGTAATTCATTCTTCCCCTCGAAAAATCTGGGGGCTTTTGGCGACGGTGGTGCCGTTTATGCAAAAGACGAACAGCTGGTTAATAAAATCCGGTCTGTGGCAAACCATGGGATGAAAGCTAAATACGAATACGAACGAATTGGGATGAATTCGAGATTAGACAGTATGCAGGCCGCAATTCTTGAAGTAAAATTGAAGTACATTGAAAAACATATAAAAGCCAGGCAAAATGCAGCACTGTTTTACGACGAAAAGCTGAAAAACATTGACGAAATAGATTTGCCGCTTCGGGTGAAGTACAGTTCGCATACTTTTCATCAATATACCATTCGAACGGAAAAACGCGATGCCTTGCAAAAATATTTAAGAGAAAAAGGCATTCCGTCAATGGTTTATTATCCCAAGGTACTGCATTTACAGGCAGCCTATAAGAATTTAGGTTATAAGAAGGGTGATTTTCCGGTTGCCGAGAAACTAAGTGAAACAGTGTTATCTTTGCCAATGCACACCGAATTACAAGCAGAGCAGTTGGAATATATTGTGAAGAATATTGAAGCTTTCTATGAAAATAGTTAA
- a CDS encoding DNA-3-methyladenine glycosylase: MKENHRLPSAFFQREVTEVAPEILGKILIRKFDDDSVQKYTITEVEAYRGRDDKACHANKGMTPRTEVMFREGGLVYVYLIYGMYWMLNIVTGKLNDASAVLIRGIEEIHGPGRVGKALQLDKSFYGTDLSRSDRIWIEDTDTKVSYKAVPRVGIDYAGEPWISIPWRFILEK; encoded by the coding sequence TTGAAAGAAAATCATCGCCTTCCTTCTGCCTTTTTTCAACGCGAAGTTACAGAGGTAGCTCCTGAAATATTGGGTAAAATTCTTATTCGAAAATTTGACGACGACTCGGTACAAAAATACACAATTACAGAGGTAGAAGCCTATCGGGGTCGAGACGACAAAGCCTGCCACGCCAATAAAGGAATGACTCCGCGAACTGAAGTAATGTTTCGTGAAGGTGGCTTGGTTTATGTGTACCTGATATACGGAATGTACTGGATGCTAAATATTGTAACAGGAAAACTTAATGACGCATCGGCAGTTCTCATTCGCGGAATAGAAGAAATTCATGGTCCGGGAAGAGTGGGAAAAGCACTACAACTTGACAAATCGTTTTATGGAACAGATCTATCTCGTTCCGATAGAATTTGGATTGAAGATACCGATACTAAAGTTTCTTACAAAGCAGTTCCTCGAGTTGGGATAGACTATGCCGGCGAACCATGGATTAGTATTCCGTGGCGATTTATTCTTGAAAAATAA